The proteins below are encoded in one region of Homo sapiens chromosome 8, GRCh38.p14 Primary Assembly:
- the TSPYL5 gene encoding testis-specific Y-encoded-like protein 5 has protein sequence MSGRSRGRKSSRAKNRGKGRAKARVRPAPDDAPRDPDPSQYQSLGEDTQAAQVQAGAGWGGLEAAASAQLLRLGEEAACRLPLDCGLALRARAAGDHGQAAARPGPGKAASLSERLAADTVFVGTAGTVGRPKNAPRVGNRRGPAGKKAPETCSTAGRGPQVIAGGRQKKGAAGENTSVSAGEEKKEERDAGSGPPATEGSMDTLENVQLKLENMNAQADRAYLRLSRKFGQLRLQHLERRNHLIQNIPGFWGQAFQNHPQLASFLNSQEKEVLSYLNSLEVEELGLARLGYKIKFYFDRNPYFQNKVLIKEYGCGPSGQVVSRSTPIQWLPGHDLQSLSQGNPENNRSFFGWFSNHSSIESDKIVEIINEELWPNPLQFYLLSEGARVEKGKEKEGRQGPGKQPMETTQPGVSQSN, from the coding sequence ATGAGCGGCCGAAGTCGGGGTCGAAAGTCCTCCCGCGCCAAAAACCGGGGCAAAGGCCGCGCCAAAGCCCGAGTCCGCCCTGCTCCGGACGACGCCCCGCGCGACCCGGACCCTTCACAGTACCAGAGTCTCGGGGAAGACACCCAGGCGGCACAGGTGCAGGCTGGCGCGGGGTGGGGTGGCCTGGAAGCCGCTGCGTCCGCGCAGCTCCTCCGGCTCGGGGAGGAGGCCGCCTGCCGGCTCCCCCTGGACTGTGGCCTCGCGCTGCGGGCCCGAGCTGCGGGGGACCACGGGCAGGCCGCGGCCAGGCCCGGCCCGGGGAAGGCCGCATCTCTCTCGGAGCGCCTGGCCGCAGACACTGTCTTCGTGGGAACAGCGGGAACCGTGGGAAGGCCGAAAAATGCCCCCCGCGTTGGAAACCGGCGTGGCCCTGCCGGGAAGAAGGCCCCAGAAACCTGTAGCACCGCGGGGAGGGGGCCTCAGGTCATAGCTGGTGGGAGGCAGAAGAAAGGGGCGGCAGGGGAGAATACCTCGGTGTCAGctggggaggaaaagaaggaagagagggatgcAGGGTCGGGGCCCCCAGCGACGGAAGGCAGCATGGATACGCTGGAGAACGTGCAGCTGAAGCTGGAGAACATGAACGCCCAGGCGGACAGGGCCTACCTTCGGCTCTCCAGGAAGTTTGGGCAGTTGCGACTGCAGCACTTGGAGCGCAGGAACCACCTCATCCAAAATATCCCGGGCTTCTGGGGGCAAGCATTTCAGAACCATCCCCAGCTAGCATCCTTTCTGAATAGCCAAGAGAAAGAGGTACTGAGCTACTTAAACAGCTTGGAAGTGGAAGAGCTCGGCCTTGCCAGATTGGGCTACAAAATCAAGTTCTACTTCGATCGCAACCCGTATTTCCAAAATAAGGTGCTCATCAAGGAATATGGGTGTGGTCCTTCTGGCCAGGTGGTGTCTCGTTCTACTCCAATCCAGTGGCTCCCAGGGCATGATCTCCAGTCCCTAAGCCAGGGAAACCCAGAAAACAACCGTAGTTTCTTTGGGTGGTTTTCAAACCACAGCTCCATTGAGTCTGACAAGATTGTGGAGATAATCAACGAAGAATTGTGGCCCAATCCCTTGCAGTTCTACCTTTTGAGTGAAGGGGCTCGtgtagagaaaggaaaggaaaaagaaggcagGCAAGGTCCAGGAAAGCAGCCAATGGAGACTACTCAGCCTGGGGTGAGCCAATCCAACTGA